The Niastella koreensis GR20-10 genome includes a window with the following:
- the rhaM gene encoding L-rhamnose mutarotase, whose protein sequence is MPRVAIKMNLFKGQEAEYKKRHDALWPELKELLHATGISEYSIFLDETTNSLFGVLNVTDPAALDNLPAHPVMQKWWAYMKDIMESNRDNSPVSVPLKEVFYLP, encoded by the coding sequence ATGCCACGCGTTGCCATCAAAATGAATTTATTCAAGGGACAGGAAGCCGAGTACAAAAAACGTCACGATGCTTTGTGGCCCGAACTAAAGGAGTTGTTGCATGCAACCGGCATCAGCGAATATTCGATCTTTCTGGATGAAACTACCAACAGCCTGTTTGGCGTTTTAAACGTAACAGACCCCGCTGCATTGGACAACCTACCTGCTCACCCCGTTATGCAAAAATGGTGGGCATACATGAAAGATATTATGGAAAGTAATAGAGATAATTCACCTGTAAGTGTTCCGTTAAAAGAGGTGTTTTATCTTCCGTAG
- a CDS encoding bifunctional rhamnulose-1-phosphate aldolase/short-chain dehydrogenase has product MSATSAVKFKHVSYLWDDAKAAALQGDEVALLIYRSNLLGADLRLTNYGGGNTSCKAIAKDPLTGKETEVMWIKGSGGDLGTMKKSGLAALYVERLRSLKNVYRGIEHEDEMVELFNHCIFDLASKAPSIDTPLHGFLPFKHIDHLHPDAAIAIAAAKDGKKITQELFNGTIGWVEWQRPGFDLGLKLAKCLEENPGIRGIMLGSHGLFTWGDTAYESYINTLEVIERCAEYIEENVSKQKAVFGGAKIQSLPKEQRTSQAAALAPVLRGFTSSYQKMVGHFTDDERVLNFINSNDLDRLAPMGTSCPDHFLRTKISPLVLNLTPGEDLSDVNKIKEKLTPQFEAYRAMYADYYNTCKHPNSPAMRDPNPVVILYPGVGMFTFSKDKQTARVAAEFYVNAINVMRGAEAISSYTSLPRQEAFNIEYWLLEEAKLQRMPKPKALSGRIALVTGSAGGIGKAIAKKFADEGACVVINDNDATRLEGAKEDFSKQYGKDVFAAVVLDVTKASDIKGACDAAALAFGGLDIVVNCAGLSISKPIEEHTEKDWDILYDVLVKGQFFVTQAGVEVMRKQAIGGDVINIVSKNALMSGPNNAGYGSAKAAQLHLSRLNAAELGKDHIRVNVVNPDAVISDSKIWEGAWAEGRAKAYGITVAELPGYYAKRTLLNEIILPEDIANACFAVTGGLLNKSTGNVINVDGGVATAFVR; this is encoded by the coding sequence ATGTCAGCAACAAGTGCAGTAAAGTTTAAGCATGTAAGCTATTTGTGGGACGATGCCAAAGCGGCCGCCCTGCAAGGCGATGAAGTAGCATTGTTAATTTACCGGAGTAATTTGCTGGGCGCCGATTTGCGTCTTACAAACTACGGCGGTGGCAATACCTCCTGTAAAGCCATTGCAAAAGATCCTCTTACCGGTAAAGAAACCGAAGTGATGTGGATCAAAGGCTCAGGCGGCGACCTGGGTACTATGAAGAAAAGCGGTTTGGCGGCTTTATATGTTGAACGTTTACGCAGCCTGAAAAATGTTTATCGCGGTATTGAGCATGAAGATGAAATGGTAGAACTGTTCAACCATTGCATTTTCGACCTGGCTTCAAAAGCCCCTTCTATCGATACCCCGCTGCATGGTTTCCTTCCTTTCAAACACATCGATCACCTGCATCCCGATGCAGCCATCGCCATCGCTGCTGCGAAAGATGGAAAAAAGATAACACAGGAATTATTCAATGGTACAATAGGTTGGGTTGAATGGCAACGTCCTGGTTTCGACCTTGGGTTGAAGCTCGCAAAGTGCCTGGAAGAAAACCCCGGCATCCGTGGCATCATGCTCGGTTCGCATGGTTTGTTTACCTGGGGCGATACAGCTTACGAAAGCTACATCAACACCCTGGAGGTAATTGAGCGTTGCGCCGAATACATTGAAGAAAACGTAAGCAAACAAAAAGCTGTTTTCGGTGGCGCTAAAATTCAGTCACTGCCAAAAGAACAACGTACTTCACAAGCCGCTGCACTGGCGCCTGTATTACGTGGTTTCACCAGCAGCTACCAGAAAATGGTGGGTCACTTCACCGACGACGAAAGAGTGTTGAACTTCATCAACTCTAACGATCTGGACCGCCTGGCGCCCATGGGTACCAGCTGCCCCGACCACTTCCTGCGTACGAAGATCAGTCCGCTGGTGTTGAACCTCACACCTGGTGAAGACCTGAGCGACGTAAACAAGATCAAGGAAAAACTGACTCCTCAGTTTGAAGCGTACCGCGCTATGTATGCAGATTATTACAACACCTGCAAACATCCAAACAGCCCGGCCATGCGCGACCCTAATCCGGTAGTGATCCTGTACCCCGGAGTAGGTATGTTTACCTTCTCAAAAGACAAACAAACTGCCCGTGTGGCAGCGGAGTTCTACGTCAACGCCATTAATGTAATGCGTGGTGCAGAAGCCATCTCCTCATATACTTCGTTACCCCGTCAGGAAGCTTTTAACATCGAGTACTGGTTACTGGAGGAAGCCAAATTGCAACGTATGCCCAAGCCAAAAGCTTTAAGCGGCCGCATTGCACTGGTAACCGGAAGTGCAGGTGGAATAGGGAAAGCTATAGCCAAGAAATTTGCCGACGAAGGCGCCTGCGTTGTCATCAACGATAACGATGCTACCCGCCTCGAAGGTGCAAAAGAAGACTTCAGCAAACAATACGGTAAAGACGTGTTCGCTGCCGTTGTACTGGATGTAACCAAAGCCAGCGATATCAAAGGCGCCTGCGATGCAGCTGCCCTCGCGTTCGGTGGTTTGGACATTGTGGTAAACTGCGCCGGGTTGTCAATTTCAAAACCAATTGAAGAGCATACCGAAAAAGACTGGGACATCCTGTATGATGTACTGGTAAAAGGACAGTTCTTTGTAACCCAGGCTGGTGTTGAGGTAATGCGCAAACAGGCTATCGGCGGCGATGTGATCAACATCGTGAGCAAGAACGCCCTTATGAGCGGCCCCAACAACGCTGGGTATGGTTCTGCCAAAGCTGCTCAGTTACACCTGAGCCGTTTGAACGCCGCTGAATTAGGAAAAGATCACATCCGGGTGAACGTAGTGAACCCCGATGCGGTAATCAGCGACAGCAAGATCTGGGAAGGTGCATGGGCTGAAGGCCGCGCCAAAGCTTATGGCATTACAGTAGCCGAATTACCAGGTTACTATGCCAAACGCACTTTGCTCAACGAGATCATTTTACCCGAAGACATCGCCAATGCCTGCTTCGCAGTTACAGGTGGTTTGTTGAACAAATCAACCGGTAATGTGATAAATGTAGACGGTGGCGTTGCTACTGCCTTCGTAAGATAA
- the rhaT gene encoding L-rhamnose/proton symporter RhaT: protein MNVILGVIFHFLGGFASGSFYIPYKKVKGWAWESYWIVGGLFSWLIVPPLAAWLTIPHFSQFISLAGGSVIGYTFLFGILWGIGGLTYGLGVRYLGVSLGSSIILGLCMVFGALIPSVYYDMFPEGGKDTFSMLVGTSWGRFVLLGLAVCVLGIIICGKAGVRKDKELVKGGTDPHGAVVKTEYKFGLGLTVAIISGVLSACFSFGLEAGHSMAAAAMKVWETGHPGADPKDFLYANNVVYVVILWGGLTTNFIWCMILNARNKTFGDYTNNKTPLKANYIFSALAGTTWFLQFFFYGMGESKLGNGASGWILHMAFIILTANAWGLILKEWAGVSKKTKTTVIIGIITIIASVILVGYGNSLK from the coding sequence ATGAATGTCATTCTTGGTGTTATATTCCACTTTTTAGGAGGATTTGCAAGCGGAAGTTTTTATATACCCTACAAAAAAGTAAAGGGTTGGGCATGGGAAAGTTATTGGATCGTGGGCGGTTTGTTTTCGTGGTTGATAGTGCCCCCGTTAGCTGCCTGGCTTACTATACCCCACTTTTCTCAATTTATTAGTCTGGCTGGTGGTAGTGTTATAGGCTATACGTTCTTATTTGGTATTCTGTGGGGTATTGGCGGGTTGACTTATGGCCTGGGCGTGCGGTACCTGGGTGTTTCACTGGGTAGCAGTATCATCCTGGGACTGTGTATGGTGTTCGGCGCTCTTATTCCCTCTGTTTATTATGATATGTTTCCCGAGGGTGGCAAAGACACCTTTAGTATGCTGGTTGGTACTTCGTGGGGACGATTCGTTTTATTAGGATTGGCCGTTTGTGTACTGGGCATTATAATTTGTGGCAAGGCCGGGGTCCGTAAAGATAAAGAACTGGTAAAGGGCGGAACCGATCCGCACGGCGCTGTGGTAAAAACAGAATATAAGTTCGGTCTCGGTTTAACAGTGGCCATCATTTCAGGTGTGTTGAGTGCCTGTTTCAGTTTCGGACTGGAAGCCGGTCATTCAATGGCGGCTGCTGCGATGAAAGTATGGGAAACTGGTCACCCCGGAGCAGATCCAAAGGATTTTCTGTATGCAAATAATGTGGTGTATGTAGTGATCTTGTGGGGCGGGTTAACAACTAATTTTATCTGGTGTATGATTCTGAATGCCCGCAACAAAACCTTCGGCGATTATACCAATAATAAAACACCGCTAAAGGCGAATTATATATTCTCGGCACTGGCGGGTACAACCTGGTTCCTGCAATTCTTTTTCTATGGAATGGGCGAAAGCAAATTGGGCAATGGCGCCAGCGGCTGGATCCTGCACATGGCCTTCATCATCTTAACAGCCAATGCGTGGGGACTGATCCTGAAAGAATGGGCCGGCGTAAGTAAGAAAACTAAAACAACGGTTATTATCGGCATTATTACCATCATTGCTTCCGTAATATTGGTAGGGTATGGTAACTCGCTGAAGTAA
- a CDS encoding GntR family transcriptional regulator, whose protein sequence is MKKDSIFQHLFIDYYSATPKYLQLANSIIKAIGEGKIQKDELLPSINELSFEFEISRDTAEKGYKHLKKIGILGSVPGKGYFVKNTEVGQHLKIFLLFNKLSPHKKIIYDAFVASLGEMASVDFYIYNNDFAFFKRLIQNKKNDYSHYVIIPHFLDGGENAAEIINTLPKEKLILMDKLLPGVEGTFGAVYENFEKDIYDALEQSLESLSKYHTIKIIFPEYTYHPVEILKGFYRFCQQYAFNYKVVHDIANEPIKEGEVFINLMENDLVILIEKILATKLKVGKHVGVISYNETPLKKIILNGITTISTDFQMMGEKTAQLILDQSTEHIEIPFYLTQRLSL, encoded by the coding sequence ATGAAAAAAGATTCCATATTTCAGCATTTATTTATCGATTACTACTCTGCCACGCCTAAGTATCTGCAGCTTGCCAACTCCATTATAAAAGCTATTGGTGAGGGTAAGATCCAGAAAGACGAGCTACTGCCTTCGATCAACGAACTGAGTTTTGAATTTGAGATCTCCAGGGATACGGCGGAGAAAGGCTACAAACACCTTAAGAAAATTGGCATACTGGGTTCGGTGCCGGGTAAAGGGTACTTTGTAAAAAACACCGAGGTGGGACAGCACCTGAAGATATTTCTTCTTTTCAACAAACTGAGCCCGCATAAAAAAATTATTTACGATGCCTTTGTGGCTTCGCTAGGCGAAATGGCCTCTGTTGATTTTTATATTTACAACAATGACTTTGCCTTTTTTAAACGGCTTATTCAAAATAAAAAGAACGACTACAGCCATTACGTGATCATCCCGCATTTTTTAGACGGCGGCGAAAACGCGGCCGAGATCATCAACACCCTGCCCAAGGAAAAACTGATATTGATGGACAAGCTGCTGCCGGGGGTTGAAGGCACCTTCGGCGCGGTATATGAGAATTTTGAAAAAGATATTTATGATGCGCTGGAACAATCGCTGGAATCACTGAGTAAGTATCATACCATCAAGATCATTTTCCCCGAATACACCTATCACCCGGTTGAAATTTTAAAAGGCTTTTACCGGTTCTGCCAGCAATATGCTTTCAATTACAAAGTGGTGCATGATATAGCCAACGAGCCCATCAAGGAAGGCGAGGTATTTATTAACCTGATGGAAAACGACCTGGTAATTTTAATTGAAAAAATACTGGCCACCAAATTGAAGGTAGGCAAGCATGTGGGCGTTATATCGTACAACGAAACCCCGCTCAAAAAGATCATCCTCAATGGCATTACCACCATCTCTACAGATTTTCAAATGATGGGAGAAAAAACCGCCCAGCTGATCCTTGACCAGAGTACCGAACACATTGAAATTCCTTTTTACCTTACACAACGGCTGTCACTATAA
- the parS gene encoding type II RES/Xre toxin-antitoxin system antitoxin, which produces MNEYQKPHESANIIGKEVDNAYVQTGITKTPEPATAPPRSSAKKREPSALQFDSLPSQYKIGLVKNGISKKQLEAIKSETNFNYSTLSNLLSISRTTIITKKGNDRFDPATSERIMRLADLLCYGREVFENREVFNIWIRIPSNGLGGKSPLELLDTLYGMEEVKKELGRIEYGVY; this is translated from the coding sequence ATGAATGAGTATCAAAAACCTCATGAATCCGCCAATATTATTGGTAAAGAAGTTGATAATGCCTATGTTCAAACAGGCATTACAAAAACACCCGAACCAGCAACAGCCCCTCCCCGCTCCTCAGCAAAGAAACGGGAACCATCAGCCCTTCAATTTGATTCACTCCCTTCACAGTACAAAATTGGTTTAGTAAAAAATGGCATCAGTAAAAAGCAACTGGAAGCCATTAAATCCGAAACCAACTTTAATTACAGCACCTTAAGTAATTTATTGTCCATTTCCCGTACTACTATTATTACCAAGAAGGGCAATGACCGGTTCGATCCCGCCACCAGTGAACGCATTATGCGCTTAGCAGATCTGCTTTGTTATGGGCGCGAAGTGTTTGAAAACCGGGAGGTCTTCAACATATGGATTAGAATACCAAGCAATGGCCTGGGTGGCAAATCGCCCCTTGAACTATTAGATACGCTGTACGGGATGGAAGAAGTAAAAAAAGAATTAGGCAGGATAGAATACGGCGTATACTAA